Proteins co-encoded in one Dreissena polymorpha isolate Duluth1 chromosome 12, UMN_Dpol_1.0, whole genome shotgun sequence genomic window:
- the LOC127853906 gene encoding anoctamin-4-like gives MVTCEFHRKVIKWLKRLYRRKWLKETTEQKAKMAAWENDYQLEEHSSLYHEYLEMVLQYGFLTIFVAAFPLGPLCCLLNSIIEIRTDAVKFCTDLRRPLAERAADISKNITNRAFIIALTSDFIPRLVYVYYYSNNQTLVGYTQWGLPKFNTSDFEPDKRVLGSDNLVVVTTSLVAYLIPDVPAKVKKELRREAYISSEIVIQTELQKAKENTVTDILLGKLRKGGAEGDNGSSARKRNGRGDNNDAIVRVDEVSVSNI, from the exons ATGGTCACTTGCGAGTTTCATAG gaaGGTGATCAAGTGGCTGAAGCGATTGTACCGGCGTAAGTGGCTGAAGGAGACAACCGAGCAGAAGGCCAAGATGGCCGCCTGGGAGAACGACTATCAGCTAGAGGAACACTCCAGCCTCTACCATGAGTACCTTGAAATGG TGTTGCAGTATGGTTTCCTCACCATCTTTGTTGCTGCGTTCCCCCTTGGCCCACTTTGCTGCCTACTAAACAGTATCATTGAGATTAGAACCGACGCTGTTAAATTCTGCACTGACCTGCGACGACCTCTGGCTGAGAGGGCTGCTGATATAAGTAAGAATATCACCAACAGA GCGTTCATTATAGCCCTAACGTCAGACTTCATCCCACGGCTGGTCTACGTCTACTACTACAGTAACAACCAAACACTGGTCGGCTACACACAGTGGGGGCTCCCCAAGTTCAACACGTCAGACTTTGAGCCGGACAAGAGAGTCCTTGGGTCCGAT AACCTGGTGGTGGTCACCACAAGCCTGGTGGCCTACCTGATCCCAGACGTGCCGGCCAAGGTGAAGAAGGAGCTAAGGAGGGAGGCGTACATCTCCAGTGAGATCGTCATACAG ACTGAGCTTCAGAAGGCGAAGGAAAACACAGTAACGGACATCCTGCTCGGTAAACTGCGGAAGGGAGGGGCAGAGGGTGATAACGGGTCAAGCGCGCGGAAACGCAATGGGAGGGGTGACAACAATGATGCGATTGTGCGGGTTGATGAAGTGTCAGTGTCCAACATTTGA